A window of the Dunckerocampus dactyliophorus isolate RoL2022-P2 chromosome 19, RoL_Ddac_1.1, whole genome shotgun sequence genome harbors these coding sequences:
- the actr10 gene encoding actin-related protein 10, which yields MPLFDGLGSGAEKTAIVIDLGAAYTKCGFAGETGPRFIIPSEIRKLGQQQATKVVQYNINTEELYVILKEFIHTLYFRHLLVNPRDRRVVVIESILCPSHFRETLTKVFFKQFEVPSVLFAPSHLMAIMTLGINSALVMDCGHTETLVLPVYECTPILPAWEALPLGGKAIHKELNTVLVEQCTVDTDTTTGQTIPASIGTIPEETVEDIKVRTCFVSDLQRGVKIQEAKFNLDGTAERPAPPPDVDYPLDGQKILHIKGSIRDSLMEILFEQDNEEKSVASLILDALVKCPIDARKVLSENLVVIGGTAMLPGFLHRLLAEIRLLVERPKYRDVLASKSFRIHLPPAKPNCTAWLGGAIFGALQDILGSRSVSRDYYNQTGRIPDWCCLSSPLPDSLYEAGKTPPPLMKRAFSTEK from the exons ATGCCATTATTTGATGGTCTGGGAAGTGGAGCGGAGAAGACAGCCATCGTCATCGATTTGGGAGCAGCGTACACAAA ATGTGGCTTTGCAGGGGAAACGGGGCCCAGGTTCATAATTCCGAGCGAGATCCGGAAGCTGGGCCAGCAGCAGGCCACCAAAGTGGTCCAGTACAACATCAACACAGAAGAGCTCTATGTCATCCTCAAAGAGTTTATCCACACACTCTACTTCAG GCACCTGCTGGTGAACCCTCGCGACAGAAGAGTGGTCGTTATCGAGTCCATCCTCTGCCCGTCCCACTTCAGGGAGACGCTCACCAAGGTTTTCTTCAAACAGTTTGAG GTGCCCTCTGTGCTGTTTGCACCAAGTCACCTGATGGCCATCATGACTTTAGGCATCAACTCGGCTCTTGTGATGGACTGCGGCCACACGGAGACACTGGTGCTGCCT GTTTACGAGTGCACTCCCATCCTGCCTGCCTGGGAGGCCTTGCCTTTGGGTGGAAAAGCCATCCACAA AGAACTGAACACCGTTCTTGTGGAGCAGTGCACCGTGGACACAGACACCACCACTGGACAAACTATACCAGCTAGCATTG GAACAATCCCAGAGGAGACCGTGGAGGACATTAAGG TGAGAACGTGCTTCGTCAGCGACCTGCAGCGAGGCGTCAAGATTCAGGAGGCCAAGTTCAATCTGGACGGTACAGCTGAG cGTCCAGCCCCGCCTCCTGATGTTGACTATCCTCTGGATGGACAGAAAATCCTGCACATCAAAGGATCCATCAG GGACTCCCTAATGGAGATTCTGTTTGAGCAGGACAACGAGGAGAAGAGTGTGGCCTCGCTGATACTCGACGCTCTGGTGAAG TGTCCAATCGACGCGCGCAAAGTGCTGTCTGAGAACTTGGTGGTCATCGGCGGGACAGCCATGTTGCCAGGTTTCCTGCACCGGCTGCTGGCCGAGATACGCCTGCTGGTGGAGAGGCCCAAGTACCGCGACGTCCTGGCCAGCAAGAGCTTCCGCATCCACTTGCCGCCCGCCAAGCCCAACTGCACTGCTTGGCTGGGAG GTGCCATCTTCGGGGCTCTCCAGGACATCCTGGGCAGCAGGTCGGTGTCTCGTGACTACTACAACCAGACAGGACGTATCCCGGACTGGTGCTGTCTGAGCTCGCCTCTGCCCGATTCCCTTTATGAGGCCGGCAAGACCCCGCCCCCGCTCATGAAGAGAGCCTTCTCCACTGAAAAATAG
- the cipcb gene encoding CLOCK-interacting pacemaker isoform X2: MLMIRECQAPHPQPQQQEETMSTKRKADSDSKAASRPRIMKSHGNSRADSERDSGFSDASSEHMSTMDTTDSEDSPRPFVQPGPPTSASGPLAMVRGSYSSISPMIIMNNVLLKQPGDNPPAMKPWGFRPAVEVVQPVVQQPQVVFLQPVVSRQASPATKEASRHRRPKKYLPILKSYPKIAPYPGDSSSSGRGTASSVSSSSGSERGSASASGHRDHCQREKQQKSQSGRSGNSGHLSGTPNSTLPLSRLPQTSNRSETPSPAVSRSDFTPSPSLSNNLATLDPREDTSPAEQKHEDSGGDDDTRRKRFCNTYNILSKSGLLDITLRTKELLRQNRRTQTDLDRLREHTDLFLQAVRSGDAGICVKLHSSLQEEEEGGDKERERAAVTGSKAD, encoded by the exons ATGCTGATGATCCGAGAGTGCCAAGCGCCGCATCCACAGCCGCAGCAGCAAGAGGAGACGATGAGCACCAAGAGGAAGGCCGACAGTGACTCCAAGGCCGCCAGCCGGCCACGCATCATGAAGTCTCACGGGAACTCGCGAGCCGACTCTGAGAGGGACTCAGGATTCTCAG ATGCAAGCTCGGAGCACATGAGCACCATGGACACCACTGATTCCGAGGACTCGCCACGCCCTTTTGTGCAGCCGGGCCCCCCGACGTCCGCTTCTGGGCCGCTGGCTATGGTGAGGGGGTCCTACTCCAGCATTTCCCCCATGATCATCATGAACAACGTGCTCTTAAAGCAG CCTGGAGACAACCCCCCAGCTATGAAGCCCTGGGGCTTCAGGCCCGCCGTGGAGGTGGTTCAGCCGGTGGTCCAGCAGCCCCAGGTGGTCTTCCTCCAGCCCGTTGTCTCCCGTCAAGCTTCCCCGGCCACCAAGGAGGCCTCCCGACACAGGCGTCCCAAGAAGTATCTTCCCATCCTCAAGTCCTACCCCAAAATCGCGCCGTATCCCGGAGACAGCTCCAGCTCTGGGAGGGGAACCGCATCCTCCGTGTCATCATCTTCGGGGTCGGAGAGGGGCAGTGCCTCAGCTTCCGGTCACCGTGACCACTGCCAGCGAGAGAAGCAGCAGAAAAGCCAAAGCGGTCGCTCTGGTAACTCAGGTCATCTTTCCGGGACCCCAAACTCAACTCTGCCACTGAGTCGACTCCCTCAAACTTCAAACCGCAGCGAGACGCCTTCGCCAGCTGTCAGCCGGTCGGATTTCACGCCCTCGCCCTCTCTCTCCAATAACCTGGCGACCCTTGACCCCAGAGAGGACACCTCCCCAGCGGAGCAGAAGCATGAGGACAGTGGCGGTGACGACGACACCAGGAGGAAGCGCTTCTGCAACACCTACAACATCCTCAGCAAGTCAGGCCTTCTGGACATCACGCTGCGCACCAAGGAGCTGCTCCGGCAGAACCGCCGCACCCAGACGGACCTGGACCGACTCCGAGAGCACACGGACCTCTTCCTGCAGGCCGTGCGCAGCGGCGACGCCGGCATTTGCGTCAAGCTGCACTCCAGcctccaggaggaggaggaggggggcgaCAAGGAGAGGGAGCGGGCGGCCGTGACCGGCTCAAAGGCCGATTAG
- the cipcb gene encoding CLOCK-interacting pacemaker isoform X1, whose product MFVYPFPDVPSLIMLMIRECQAPHPQPQQQEETMSTKRKADSDSKAASRPRIMKSHGNSRADSERDSGFSDASSEHMSTMDTTDSEDSPRPFVQPGPPTSASGPLAMVRGSYSSISPMIIMNNVLLKQPGDNPPAMKPWGFRPAVEVVQPVVQQPQVVFLQPVVSRQASPATKEASRHRRPKKYLPILKSYPKIAPYPGDSSSSGRGTASSVSSSSGSERGSASASGHRDHCQREKQQKSQSGRSGNSGHLSGTPNSTLPLSRLPQTSNRSETPSPAVSRSDFTPSPSLSNNLATLDPREDTSPAEQKHEDSGGDDDTRRKRFCNTYNILSKSGLLDITLRTKELLRQNRRTQTDLDRLREHTDLFLQAVRSGDAGICVKLHSSLQEEEEGGDKERERAAVTGSKAD is encoded by the exons ATGTTTGTCTATCCCTTTCCAGATGTACCCTCTCTGATAATGCTGATGATCCGAGAGTGCCAAGCGCCGCATCCACAGCCGCAGCAGCAAGAGGAGACGATGAGCACCAAGAGGAAGGCCGACAGTGACTCCAAGGCCGCCAGCCGGCCACGCATCATGAAGTCTCACGGGAACTCGCGAGCCGACTCTGAGAGGGACTCAGGATTCTCAG ATGCAAGCTCGGAGCACATGAGCACCATGGACACCACTGATTCCGAGGACTCGCCACGCCCTTTTGTGCAGCCGGGCCCCCCGACGTCCGCTTCTGGGCCGCTGGCTATGGTGAGGGGGTCCTACTCCAGCATTTCCCCCATGATCATCATGAACAACGTGCTCTTAAAGCAG CCTGGAGACAACCCCCCAGCTATGAAGCCCTGGGGCTTCAGGCCCGCCGTGGAGGTGGTTCAGCCGGTGGTCCAGCAGCCCCAGGTGGTCTTCCTCCAGCCCGTTGTCTCCCGTCAAGCTTCCCCGGCCACCAAGGAGGCCTCCCGACACAGGCGTCCCAAGAAGTATCTTCCCATCCTCAAGTCCTACCCCAAAATCGCGCCGTATCCCGGAGACAGCTCCAGCTCTGGGAGGGGAACCGCATCCTCCGTGTCATCATCTTCGGGGTCGGAGAGGGGCAGTGCCTCAGCTTCCGGTCACCGTGACCACTGCCAGCGAGAGAAGCAGCAGAAAAGCCAAAGCGGTCGCTCTGGTAACTCAGGTCATCTTTCCGGGACCCCAAACTCAACTCTGCCACTGAGTCGACTCCCTCAAACTTCAAACCGCAGCGAGACGCCTTCGCCAGCTGTCAGCCGGTCGGATTTCACGCCCTCGCCCTCTCTCTCCAATAACCTGGCGACCCTTGACCCCAGAGAGGACACCTCCCCAGCGGAGCAGAAGCATGAGGACAGTGGCGGTGACGACGACACCAGGAGGAAGCGCTTCTGCAACACCTACAACATCCTCAGCAAGTCAGGCCTTCTGGACATCACGCTGCGCACCAAGGAGCTGCTCCGGCAGAACCGCCGCACCCAGACGGACCTGGACCGACTCCGAGAGCACACGGACCTCTTCCTGCAGGCCGTGCGCAGCGGCGACGCCGGCATTTGCGTCAAGCTGCACTCCAGcctccaggaggaggaggaggggggcgaCAAGGAGAGGGAGCGGGCGGCCGTGACCGGCTCAAAGGCCGATTAG